A stretch of the Aggregatibacter sp. HMT-949 genome encodes the following:
- a CDS encoding TatD family hydrolase has translation MPFFDTHTHLDYLQQFTGEPLAQLVEHAKQAGVAKILIVAVLQRDFKIIQNMAALFPENLYYGLGLHPLYIKEHTENDLVLLEQALANRDKNCTAVAEIGLERAIPELLTDKLWQKQCHFFESQLYFAKKFDLPVNIHSRKTHDQIFTFLKRISVPKRGVVHGFAGSYDQAKRFVELGYKIGVGGTITYERANKTRQAIAKLPLDSLVLETDSPDMPVFGFQGQLNRPERITESFKALCSLRNETPELIERITWQNAVALFA, from the coding sequence ATGCCCTTTTTCGATACCCACACCCATCTTGATTATCTCCAACAATTCACCGGTGAACCGCTCGCTCAATTGGTTGAACACGCTAAACAAGCCGGCGTTGCGAAAATTCTCATTGTTGCGGTGCTTCAACGTGATTTCAAAATTATCCAAAACATGGCCGCACTTTTTCCGGAAAATTTGTATTATGGGCTGGGATTACATCCGCTTTACATCAAAGAACATACAGAAAATGATTTGGTTCTGTTGGAACAAGCCTTGGCAAACCGTGATAAAAATTGTACAGCAGTGGCGGAAATTGGCTTGGAGCGTGCGATTCCTGAATTACTCACTGACAAACTTTGGCAAAAACAATGCCACTTTTTTGAAAGTCAGCTTTATTTTGCGAAAAAATTTGATTTGCCGGTGAATATCCACAGCCGTAAAACCCATGATCAAATTTTTACTTTCTTAAAACGAATTTCTGTACCGAAACGTGGCGTGGTGCACGGTTTTGCCGGCAGTTATGATCAGGCAAAACGTTTTGTTGAACTCGGTTATAAAATCGGCGTGGGAGGAACGATCACTTATGAGCGTGCGAATAAGACCCGTCAAGCCATTGCTAAATTGCCATTGGATTCCCTCGTGCTGGAAACCGACAGCCCGGATATGCCGGTATTTGGTTTTCAAGGTCAGCTTAATCGACCTGAGCGTATTACGGAAAGTTTTAAAGCGCTATGTTCGTTAAGAAACGAAACGCCGGAGTTGATCGAACGAATCACTTGGCAAAATGCTGTAGCATTATTTGCTTAA
- a CDS encoding peptidylprolyl isomerase gives MVTLHTNFGDIKIKLDFDNAPITAENFLNYCKEGFYNNTIFHRVIDGFMIQGGGMESGMREKATKAPIKNEANNRLSNKRGTISMARTSDPHSASSQFFINVADNSFLDYRSKEMFGKEVVQEWGYAVFGEVVDGMDVVDKIKGVKTGNQGFHQDVPKDDVVIQSVSVE, from the coding sequence ATGGTTACGTTACATACAAATTTTGGCGATATTAAAATTAAATTGGATTTTGATAATGCACCGATTACCGCAGAAAACTTTTTAAATTACTGTAAAGAAGGCTTTTATAATAACACGATTTTCCACCGCGTAATTGACGGCTTTATGATTCAAGGCGGTGGAATGGAGAGTGGAATGCGTGAAAAAGCCACCAAAGCGCCGATTAAAAACGAAGCGAATAATCGTTTAAGCAACAAGCGTGGTACCATTTCGATGGCGCGCACTTCTGATCCGCATTCGGCTAGTTCGCAATTCTTTATCAACGTGGCGGATAATAGTTTCTTGGATTACCGTTCAAAAGAAATGTTTGGTAAAGAAGTGGTACAAGAATGGGGCTATGCGGTGTTCGGCGAAGTGGTTGATGGCATGGATGTGGTAGATAAAATCAAAGGCGTGAAAACCGGCAACCAAGGCTTTCATCAAGATGTACCGAAAGATGATGTGGTGATTCAATCGGTTTCAGTTGAGTAA
- a CDS encoding YwiC-like family protein, protein MKLLISNQHGAIVMALLPFLYGMLLTTPIWAHFFLLLAWFSLYLMTYPFLSLFKGKNLAEYRKWTLIYAVATLIFALPALFYNWRILYFMFAMLPFVAVNIYYTKQKDERNLLNDLAGIVIFALAGMGAYYFSERALDTKIWWVAVYPALFFIGTTLYVKSVMRERKNPKYLRASIVFHSFLVAYFAATAQYYLAAAFFVAWLRAVYLPRKKLSVKQVGLTEFAVSAVFFIFLLLETL, encoded by the coding sequence ATGAAGTTACTTATTTCCAATCAACACGGCGCCATCGTAATGGCATTGTTACCCTTTCTTTACGGTATGCTTTTGACAACCCCTATTTGGGCGCATTTCTTTCTGCTTCTGGCGTGGTTTTCCCTTTATTTGATGACCTATCCTTTCTTAAGTTTGTTCAAAGGCAAAAATTTGGCGGAATATCGTAAATGGACGTTAATCTACGCCGTTGCCACACTGATATTCGCTTTACCCGCATTATTTTATAATTGGCGCATTTTGTATTTTATGTTTGCCATGTTGCCGTTTGTCGCGGTAAATATTTATTACACCAAACAAAAAGACGAACGCAATTTATTAAATGATTTAGCGGGGATCGTTATTTTTGCCCTCGCCGGCATGGGCGCTTATTACTTTTCCGAGCGCGCTTTGGATACCAAAATTTGGTGGGTTGCGGTTTATCCTGCACTCTTTTTTATTGGTACCACGCTTTATGTAAAATCTGTGATGCGCGAACGTAAAAATCCGAAATATTTGCGTGCCTCCATCGTTTTTCATTCGTTTCTCGTCGCATATTTTGCAGCAACCGCACAATATTATCTGGCCGCGGCATTTTTTGTCGCTTGGTTACGCGCCGTTTATTTACCGCGCAAGAAACTTTCCGTTAAGCAAGTCGGTCTCACAGAATTTGCTGTTAGTGCCGTATTCTTTATTTTTCTTTTACTCGAAACCTTATAA
- a CDS encoding RidA family protein, with the protein MSIRRIQASARFCEVSVHNGVAYFAGQVPETTVAQNAYAQTKEVLELIDNLLAEIGSHKSRILNAQIFLANMQDYAELNQAWDEWVDRANPPSRATVEAKLADPRWKVEIVISAAV; encoded by the coding sequence ATGTCAATTCGACGTATTCAAGCAAGCGCCCGTTTTTGTGAAGTATCCGTTCATAACGGCGTCGCCTATTTTGCCGGACAAGTGCCGGAAACGACGGTTGCGCAAAATGCTTACGCGCAAACTAAAGAAGTACTTGAACTGATTGATAACTTGTTAGCGGAAATTGGCTCGCATAAAAGTCGCATTTTAAATGCGCAAATTTTTTTGGCGAATATGCAGGATTATGCCGAACTGAATCAGGCTTGGGACGAATGGGTCGATCGCGCAAATCCGCCGAGTCGCGCCACAGTGGAAGCAAAACTTGCCGATCCGCGCTGGAAAGTGGAAATTGTGATTAGCGCTGCGGTTTAA
- a CDS encoding YhcB family protein, producing MQLWTTEMWQAASIGLIIGMLIGYLIARFTKGSIKHQMQTETELKNVKAQLEAQNVQLEKHFAESAELFKTLIGDYQKLYRHYAHSSDTLLGKNPKGLFTQQLVTAADKPQEEPPRDYSEGSSGLFKPNEEKA from the coding sequence ATGCAACTTTGGACAACCGAAATGTGGCAAGCAGCAAGTATCGGTTTAATCATCGGTATGCTTATCGGCTATTTAATCGCGCGCTTCACTAAAGGCTCGATTAAACATCAAATGCAAACCGAAACAGAGCTCAAAAACGTGAAAGCGCAACTTGAAGCGCAAAATGTACAACTTGAAAAACACTTCGCCGAAAGCGCCGAATTGTTCAAAACGCTCATCGGCGATTATCAAAAACTCTATCGCCACTACGCTCATTCTTCTGACACCCTGCTCGGCAAAAATCCAAAAGGCTTGTTTACCCAACAATTAGTTACAGCTGCCGATAAACCGCAAGAAGAACCGCCTCGCGATTATTCCGAAGGCTCTTCAGGCTTATTTAAACCGAACGAAGAAAAAGCATAA
- a CDS encoding tetratricopeptide repeat protein: MKKISFICSVLLSVSGLSLAAQTPSLNSSNSTALELTEQQRMSLAQDFANKQDWKSVFDIIQPLALEGNVLAQGNLGMLYNLGRGVPKDQEKAYWWFSEAAEHGSIRAINNLAVMYYNGGYVKKNVSQAIKLFETSAKAKDLDAMLMLAEIYFNQQDKAKSFEWVKKAADLNNPEGKLRLAIYYDEGIGTTANKRLASLIYREILVSADVPEGIKATARQRLFRLR, from the coding sequence ATGAAAAAAATTTCTTTTATTTGTAGCGTACTTTTAAGTGTTTCCGGCCTTTCCCTTGCAGCGCAGACGCCATCATTGAACAGCTCAAACAGCACCGCATTGGAATTAACGGAGCAACAGCGCATGAGTTTGGCGCAGGATTTTGCTAACAAGCAAGATTGGAAATCCGTGTTTGACATTATTCAACCTCTCGCTTTAGAAGGTAACGTGTTGGCGCAAGGCAATCTTGGTATGCTTTACAATCTTGGTCGCGGTGTGCCGAAAGATCAGGAAAAAGCCTATTGGTGGTTTAGTGAGGCGGCCGAACACGGCAGCATTCGTGCGATTAATAATTTAGCGGTGATGTATTACAACGGTGGTTACGTGAAAAAAAACGTCTCGCAAGCAATCAAATTATTCGAAACCAGCGCCAAAGCGAAAGATTTAGACGCGATGTTGATGTTGGCGGAAATTTATTTTAATCAACAAGACAAAGCCAAATCTTTCGAATGGGTGAAAAAAGCCGCCGATTTAAATAATCCGGAAGGGAAGCTTCGTTTGGCGATTTACTACGACGAGGGGATTGGCACGACCGCCAATAAACGTCTCGCCTCGTTGATTTACCGTGAAATTTTAGTGTCCGCAGATGTGCCGGAAGGTATTAAAGCCACTGCGCGGCAACGTTTATTCCGTCTTCGTTAA
- the cydD gene encoding cysteine/glutathione ABC transporter permease/ATP-binding protein CydD, with the protein MNKLRQKYLQKWLRAQQKPIKKLMGANIALATLSALILVAQTYFLATLLDKLIMQNVPRNELIPYFLGLITGFALRAVILWAREKIGFQCGRKLRSHIRQKILDKIHLVGPATINQKPAGSWASIMLEQVENLHNFYARFLPQQSLSAIVPIVILIAVFPLNWAAGLILMITAPLVPIFMILVGIAAADSSQKNMDTLARLSAQFLDRLRGLETLRLFNRTAEQTQHIENSTEDFRKTTMDVLKLAFLSSAVLEFFTSVSIALMAVYFGFSYLGQLDFGSYSAPLTLFSGFFCLILAPEFYQPLRDLGTYYHDRAAGIGAADAIVDFLEADYLTVRQNEKTIPIKTASEHTIEISAENLVVLSSHGTALTKPLTFHIAANQNVALVGQSGAGKSSLMNAILGFLAYEGSLKINGQELHESNLADWRKHIAWVGQNPLLLQGTIKENLLLGDIQANDEEIERALARSQAKDFIDKLGLEYKIKDGGLGVSVGQAQRLAIARALLRKGDLLLLDEPTASLDAQSENLVLQALNEMSRRQTTLMITHRIEDLKQCDQIFVMQNGEIVQQGDFATLRNEGFFAELLAQRQQDIQ; encoded by the coding sequence ATGAATAAACTTCGCCAAAAATACTTACAAAAATGGCTTCGTGCTCAACAAAAACCCATCAAAAAACTCATGGGCGCGAATATCGCCCTTGCCACGCTTTCCGCGCTGATTTTAGTCGCACAAACCTATTTTCTGGCTACGCTACTTGATAAGCTGATTATGCAAAATGTACCGCGTAATGAACTCATTCCTTATTTTCTCGGGTTAATTACCGGCTTTGCTTTACGTGCGGTGATTTTATGGGCGCGGGAAAAAATCGGCTTCCAATGCGGTCGTAAATTACGTAGTCATATTCGGCAAAAAATTCTCGACAAAATTCACCTTGTCGGCCCGGCGACGATTAATCAAAAACCGGCGGGCAGTTGGGCAAGTATCATGCTGGAACAAGTTGAAAACTTGCATAATTTCTACGCCCGTTTTCTACCGCAACAAAGCCTTTCCGCCATTGTACCGATAGTTATTTTAATTGCGGTATTTCCGTTAAACTGGGCGGCCGGTTTGATTTTAATGATCACTGCTCCGCTTGTGCCTATTTTTATGATTCTGGTGGGCATTGCAGCGGCGGACAGCAGCCAAAAAAATATGGATACACTAGCTCGGTTGAGCGCGCAATTTTTAGATCGCTTACGCGGGCTTGAAACCTTGCGTCTTTTTAACCGTACCGCCGAACAAACCCAACATATCGAAAACAGCACGGAAGATTTTCGCAAAACCACCATGGACGTGCTAAAACTGGCCTTTCTATCTTCCGCCGTATTGGAATTTTTCACATCCGTTTCTATTGCTCTGATGGCGGTGTATTTTGGCTTTAGCTATTTGGGACAGTTGGATTTCGGCAGCTACAGTGCGCCACTTACCCTATTTAGCGGTTTTTTCTGCTTAATTCTCGCGCCCGAGTTTTACCAGCCACTGCGCGATCTCGGCACTTATTATCACGACCGCGCAGCCGGTATTGGTGCGGCAGATGCTATCGTGGATTTCTTGGAAGCGGACTATTTAACCGTTCGACAAAATGAAAAAACAATTCCTATCAAAACCGCGTCAGAGCACACAATAGAAATTTCAGCAGAAAATTTGGTCGTGCTTTCCTCGCATGGCACCGCATTGACTAAACCGCTAACCTTTCATATTGCTGCGAATCAGAATGTAGCGTTAGTCGGTCAAAGCGGTGCCGGTAAAAGCTCTTTAATGAATGCGATTTTGGGCTTTTTAGCTTACGAAGGTTCACTCAAAATCAATGGGCAAGAATTACATGAAAGCAATCTCGCCGACTGGCGCAAACACATTGCTTGGGTAGGACAAAATCCGTTGTTGTTGCAAGGCACAATTAAAGAAAATCTGTTGCTTGGCGATATTCAAGCGAACGATGAAGAAATTGAGCGCGCTTTAGCGCGTTCGCAAGCTAAAGATTTCATCGATAAATTAGGCTTGGAGTATAAAATTAAAGACGGCGGATTGGGCGTTTCCGTAGGGCAAGCGCAACGCCTTGCCATTGCACGCGCGTTACTTCGCAAGGGGGATTTGCTGCTTTTGGATGAACCGACAGCAAGCCTTGATGCACAATCGGAAAATCTTGTGCTTCAGGCGCTCAATGAAATGAGTCGCCGTCAAACTACACTCATGATTACGCACCGCATTGAAGATTTAAAACAATGCGATCAAATTTTTGTAATGCAAAACGGTGAAATCGTGCAACAAGGCGATTTTGCAACCCTACGAAACGAAGGCTTTTTCGCCGAACTTTTAGCACAACGACAACAGGATATTCAATAA
- the nrdG gene encoding anaerobic ribonucleoside-triphosphate reductase-activating protein, with the protein MNYLQYYPTDVVNGEGTRCTLFVSGCTHGCKGCYNQKSWSFSAGALFDQAMEQQIINDLKDTRIKRQGLTLSGGDPLHPRNVETLLPFVQRVKRECPDKDIWVWTGYKLDELDEQQRKMLPYIDVLIDGKFIQEQADPSLVWRGSANQVIHRFKL; encoded by the coding sequence ATGAATTATTTACAATACTATCCCACCGATGTCGTCAACGGCGAAGGCACCCGCTGCACGCTTTTTGTCAGCGGTTGTACTCACGGTTGTAAAGGTTGTTATAACCAAAAAAGTTGGTCTTTTTCCGCCGGTGCATTGTTTGACCAAGCAATGGAACAACAAATTATCAATGACTTGAAAGATACGCGAATCAAACGCCAAGGCTTAACCCTTTCGGGCGGTGATCCATTGCACCCGCGCAATGTAGAAACCCTGTTACCTTTTGTGCAACGGGTGAAACGCGAATGCCCCGATAAAGATATTTGGGTATGGACAGGCTATAAACTTGACGAACTTGACGAGCAACAACGCAAAATGTTGCCTTATATTGATGTGTTAATTGACGGCAAATTTATTCAGGAACAAGCAGATCCGAGTTTAGTTTGGCGGGGTTCGGCGAATCAGGTGATTCACCGATTTAAACTTTAA
- the trxB gene encoding thioredoxin-disulfide reductase has protein sequence MSDIKHAKLLILGSGPAGYTAAIYAARANLKPVLVTGLQQGGQLTTTDEIENWPGDFEMTTGSSLMQRMLQHAEKFGTEILFDHINRVDLSSRPFKLYGDVQNFTCDALIIATGASARYIGLPSEENYKGRGVSACATCDGFFYRNKPVAVIGGGNTAVEEALYLANIASCVHLIHRRDSFRAEKILIDRLYKKVEEGKIVLHTERTLDEVLGDNMGVTGLRLENTKTGEKEELNLDGLFVAIGHSPNTEIFQGQLELNNGYIVVKSGLNGNATATSVKGVFAAGDVMDHNYRQAITSAGTGCMAALDAEKFLDAQA, from the coding sequence ATGTCAGATATCAAACACGCCAAACTATTAATTTTGGGCTCCGGCCCTGCCGGTTATACGGCAGCGATTTATGCAGCGCGCGCTAATTTAAAACCGGTTCTCGTCACTGGCCTTCAACAAGGCGGTCAACTTACCACCACCGACGAAATCGAAAACTGGCCGGGTGATTTTGAAATGACAACCGGCTCAAGCTTAATGCAACGAATGTTGCAACATGCAGAAAAATTCGGCACCGAAATCCTGTTCGATCACATTAATCGTGTGGATTTGTCTTCCCGTCCATTCAAACTTTATGGCGATGTACAAAATTTCACCTGTGATGCTTTAATCATCGCAACCGGTGCTTCTGCGCGTTATATTGGCCTTCCCTCCGAAGAGAACTACAAAGGCCGCGGCGTTTCCGCTTGTGCGACCTGTGACGGTTTCTTTTATCGCAACAAACCGGTCGCCGTGATCGGTGGCGGTAACACGGCCGTTGAAGAAGCGCTTTATTTAGCCAACATCGCAAGTTGCGTGCATTTGATCCACCGCCGCGATAGCTTCCGTGCAGAAAAAATTCTCATCGACCGCTTATACAAAAAAGTAGAAGAAGGCAAAATTGTGCTGCACACCGAGCGCACTTTAGATGAAGTGTTGGGCGACAATATGGGAGTAACCGGCTTGCGTTTAGAAAACACTAAAACCGGTGAAAAAGAAGAACTTAATCTGGATGGTTTATTCGTGGCAATCGGTCATTCGCCGAATACGGAAATTTTCCAAGGCCAATTGGAATTGAACAATGGTTATATCGTGGTGAAATCAGGCCTTAACGGCAATGCCACCGCCACTTCCGTGAAAGGCGTATTCGCCGCCGGTGATGTGATGGATCATAACTATCGTCAAGCCATCACTTCAGCCGGAACGGGCTGTATGGCGGCGTTGGATGCAGAAAAATTTTTGGATGCTCAAGCGTAA
- the cysS gene encoding cysteine--tRNA ligase codes for MLKIFNTLTREKEIFKPICENHVGMYVCGVTVYDLCHIGHGRTFVSFDVIARYLRYLGYNLTYVRNITDVDDKIIKRALENKETCDELVNRMVIEMHKDFDALNVLRPDFEPRATHHIPEIIDIVEQLIKRGHAYVADNGDVMFDVESFKEYGKLSRQDLEQLQAGARIEINEIKKNPMDFVLWKMSKPDEPSWPSPWGAGRPGWHIECSAMNGKWLGNHFDIHGGGSDLMFPHHENEIAQSCCAHDGKYVNYWIHSGMIMVNKEKMSKSLDNFFTIRDVLSHYHAETVRYFLLTAHYRSQLNYSEENLNLAQQALERLYTALRGTDKNALPFGGENFVASFREAMDDDFNTPNALSVLFEMVRELNKLKTEDATKANGLAARLCQLGNILGLLESDPETFLQAGSNDVEIIQIEALIKQRNEARAAKDWATADAARNALSAMGIVLEDGPNGTTWRKQ; via the coding sequence ATGCTGAAAATTTTCAATACCCTAACCCGAGAAAAAGAAATTTTTAAACCTATCTGTGAAAACCACGTTGGAATGTATGTCTGCGGCGTCACCGTTTACGATTTATGCCATATCGGCCACGGACGTACTTTCGTGTCTTTCGATGTGATCGCCCGTTATTTACGCTATTTAGGCTATAACCTGACTTACGTACGCAACATTACCGACGTAGATGACAAAATTATTAAACGCGCGTTAGAAAATAAAGAAACCTGCGACGAACTGGTAAATCGCATGGTAATTGAAATGCATAAAGACTTTGATGCATTGAACGTGCTTCGCCCGGATTTTGAACCGCGCGCAACGCATCATATTCCGGAAATTATTGATATCGTAGAACAACTCATCAAACGCGGGCATGCTTATGTGGCGGATAATGGTGATGTGATGTTTGATGTAGAATCCTTTAAAGAATACGGCAAATTATCGCGCCAAGATTTAGAGCAACTACAAGCAGGCGCACGTATCGAAATCAACGAAATCAAGAAAAATCCAATGGATTTCGTGTTGTGGAAAATGTCCAAACCGGATGAACCGAGTTGGCCTTCGCCTTGGGGAGCCGGCCGCCCGGGTTGGCACATTGAATGTTCGGCGATGAATGGCAAATGGCTTGGCAATCATTTTGATATTCACGGCGGCGGTTCGGATTTAATGTTCCCGCACCACGAAAATGAAATCGCCCAATCTTGTTGCGCGCACGACGGCAAATATGTGAACTATTGGATTCACTCCGGTATGATTATGGTAAATAAGGAAAAAATGTCAAAATCCCTTGACAATTTTTTCACTATTCGTGATGTGTTAAGTCATTATCACGCAGAAACCGTGCGTTATTTCTTGCTTACCGCCCATTATCGTAGCCAACTCAACTACAGCGAAGAAAATTTAAATCTTGCGCAACAAGCGTTAGAACGCTTATACACCGCATTGCGCGGTACCGATAAAAATGCGCTGCCTTTTGGCGGGGAAAATTTTGTGGCGAGCTTCCGCGAAGCGATGGATGACGATTTCAACACGCCAAATGCGCTTTCTGTGTTATTTGAAATGGTACGTGAGTTGAACAAACTGAAAACTGAAGATGCGACAAAAGCTAACGGTTTGGCGGCACGTTTATGTCAACTTGGCAATATTTTAGGCTTGCTCGAAAGCGATCCGGAAACCTTTTTACAAGCTGGTTCTAACGACGTCGAAATCATCCAAATTGAAGCTTTAATTAAACAGCGTAATGAAGCCCGCGCTGCAAAAGATTGGGCAACCGCAGACGCCGCACGGAATGCACTTAGCGCAATGGGAATCGTGTTGGAGGATGGCCCGAACGGAACGACTTGGCGTAAACAATAG
- the cydC gene encoding cysteine/glutathione ABC transporter ATP-binding protein/permease CydC — protein MRALLPFIRLFRFAKLPLILGLLLMILGLGSSMALLTVSGWFLAATAIAGLGTLFNFFYPSASVRGLAIGRTVARYFEKLVTHDATFRILAKLRVQVFSKIIPLSPAVLNRYRNSDLLNRLVSDVDTLDSLYLRLLAPFFSAVFVITAMTIGLSFINAPLALGLGAFLLLLLIAIPTIFYRLGQQFGERLIQTRAAYRTQFLEFIQAQAELLLFNAEDRLKAKMVTIEKNWQADQDKEAKLSGFSTALVMFLNGLLVCGMLWFSSQADFGDDEYRMAFIALFTFAALAAVEIIMPLGAAFLHIGQVIAAANRVTEIVEQKPLVEFNDNAKFEEKVNLISAKNLSFAYPEQEDPVLKNLTLDLHQGQKIAILGKTGSGKSTLLQLLVRNYDTNQGELLLAEKPISAYSENTLRNQMCFLTQRVHVFSDTLRQNLQFARLEKISDEKMTEVLNQVGLGKLLEQEQGLNLWLGDGGRPLSGGEQRRLGLARILLNNAPILLLDEPTEGLDRETERRILRLILQHAENKTLIMVTHRLTAIEQFDKICVIDEGKLIEQGNYESLITKENGFFRRLIERL, from the coding sequence ATGCGCGCCCTACTGCCTTTTATACGTTTATTTAGATTCGCTAAATTACCGCTGATTTTAGGATTGCTACTGATGATACTCGGGCTTGGCTCCAGTATGGCTTTGCTCACGGTTTCAGGCTGGTTCCTGGCGGCAACCGCAATTGCCGGACTCGGCACTTTGTTTAACTTTTTCTATCCGTCTGCCAGCGTGCGCGGTTTGGCAATCGGACGCACCGTTGCGCGTTATTTCGAAAAACTGGTTACCCATGATGCGACATTTCGCATTTTGGCCAAATTGCGCGTGCAAGTGTTCAGTAAAATCATTCCGCTTAGCCCGGCCGTATTAAACCGTTATCGCAACAGCGATCTATTAAACCGCTTGGTTTCTGATGTGGACACGCTAGACAGCCTTTATTTACGCTTACTCGCGCCCTTCTTCAGCGCTGTTTTTGTGATTACGGCAATGACCATCGGTTTAAGTTTTATTAATGCTCCGCTCGCATTGGGTTTGGGCGCCTTTTTATTGCTATTGCTTATTGCCATTCCAACGATTTTTTATCGTTTAGGACAACAATTCGGCGAACGTTTAATTCAGACACGCGCCGCTTACCGCACACAATTTTTAGAATTCATCCAAGCACAAGCTGAACTTTTGCTGTTCAATGCAGAAGATCGATTAAAAGCAAAAATGGTTACAATAGAGAAAAATTGGCAGGCCGATCAAGACAAAGAAGCAAAACTAAGCGGGTTTTCTACCGCACTTGTGATGTTCTTAAATGGTTTATTGGTCTGTGGAATGCTGTGGTTTAGTTCACAAGCGGATTTTGGTGACGATGAATATCGCATGGCATTTATTGCCCTTTTCACTTTCGCCGCATTAGCCGCCGTTGAAATCATTATGCCCTTAGGCGCTGCTTTTTTGCATATTGGTCAAGTAATTGCGGCCGCAAATCGTGTAACCGAGATTGTTGAGCAAAAACCCTTGGTCGAATTTAACGACAATGCCAAATTTGAAGAAAAAGTAAACTTAATTTCAGCAAAAAATTTAAGTTTTGCTTACCCGGAGCAAGAAGATCCCGTCTTAAAAAATCTCACATTAGATTTACATCAAGGACAAAAAATCGCTATTCTTGGCAAAACCGGCAGCGGAAAATCCACTTTGCTTCAGCTTTTAGTGCGTAATTATGACACGAATCAGGGCGAATTATTGTTAGCCGAAAAACCGATTTCCGCTTATTCAGAAAATACCTTACGCAACCAAATGTGTTTTTTAACTCAACGTGTGCACGTGTTTAGCGACACACTTCGTCAGAATTTACAATTTGCTCGCCTTGAAAAAATTTCTGACGAAAAAATGACGGAAGTGCTAAATCAAGTGGGTTTAGGCAAACTGCTCGAACAAGAACAAGGGTTAAATCTTTGGCTTGGTGACGGCGGCCGTCCGCTTTCCGGCGGTGAACAACGTCGCTTGGGACTCGCGCGTATTTTACTTAATAATGCGCCAATTTTGTTGTTAGACGAGCCAACGGAGGGATTGGATCGCGAAACCGAACGCCGAATTTTGCGCTTAATTCTGCAACACGCAGAAAATAAAACCTTAATTATGGTGACACACCGTTTAACGGCCATTGAACAATTCGACAAAATTTGCGTAATTGATGAAGGCAAACTCATTGAGCAAGGCAATTACGAAAGTTTAATCACGAAAGAAAACGGATTTTTTAGAAGATTAATTGAACGGTTGTAA